A single Syngnathoides biaculeatus isolate LvHL_M chromosome 18, ASM1980259v1, whole genome shotgun sequence DNA region contains:
- the htr3b gene encoding 5-hydroxytryptamine receptor 3B, translating into MSVIWLLLLSGHIAESVPEKPKRSPLNQVTRALLRKYDCGVRPVHNWTSATTVYVDLILQSVLDVDSKTQTITTSIWYRQIWTDEFLVWDPAEFDGINEISLSSDAIWIPDIIVNELVDEGGSAAIPYVYVNSSGRVKNYRPMQVVLACSLEMYAFPFDRQNCSLTFRSWLHSVEEIDLALWRSAEAIANDQREFMNDGEWELLSIPSRYWRLQQDDADYAHVCFHVLIRRRPLLYVVGLLIPSIFLMMVDVMSFYLPVDSSTRIGFKISTLLGYTLFRVNLTDELPATAVTTPLVGVFFAVCMALLMLSLIESILVVKLLHHSEKEFREMSVSACLLDKYGLAESTLTSTRTLDRLNQSQDFEFEASPEEDLESLTPIEQNPSSLEWLLRELVSLRLAFSQEDTEASAQAEWLALCSKLDRFLFRLYLIVLAVYAGSLLLLWASWSFA; encoded by the exons ATGTCTGTCATTTGGTTACTGCTATTGTCAG gccacatagctGAAAGCGTTCCGGAGAAGCCCAAAAGGTCGCCATTGAATCAAGTGACAAGAGCGCTCCTGAGGAAATATGACTGCGGAGTTCGTCCCGTCCACAACTGGACCAGCGCCACCACCGTCTACGTTGACTTGATATTGCAGTCGGTCCTTGATGTG GATTCAAAAACGCAGACTATTACCACAAGTATTTGGTACAGGCAG ATCTGGACCGATGAGTTTCTGGTTTGGGACCCGGCCGAATTTGACGGCATCAATGAGATTTCGCTGTCATCTGACGCCATCTGGATTCCCGATATCATCGTTAATGAACT CGTCGACGAGGGCGGGTCGGCGGCCATCCCTTACGTCTACGTCAACTCGTCGGGCCGTGTGAAGAACTACCGGCCCATGCAGGTGGTCCTGGCCTGCAGCCTGGAGATGTACGCCTTTCCCTTTGACAGGCAGAACTGCAGCCTCACCTTCCGCAGTTGGCTCCACTCAG TGGAGGAAATCGACCTGGCGCTGTGGCGGAGCGCCGAGGCCATCGCTAACGATCAGAGGGAGTTCATGAATGACGGCGAGTGGGAGCTGCTGTCCATTCCGTCACGCTACTGGCGCCTGCAGCAGGATGACGCAGACTACGCCCACGTTTGCTTCCAC GTTTTGATCCGAAGGCGGCCGCTGCTGTACGTGGTGGGCCTCCTCATCCCCAGCATCTTCCTCATGATGGTGGACGTGATGAGTTTCTATCTGCCCGTGGACAGCAGCACCCGCATTGGCTTCAAGATCAGCACCCTGCTGGGCTACACCCTGTTCAGAGTCAACCTGACGGACGAGCTGCCCGCCACCGCTGTCACGACCCCGCTCGTAG GTGTGTTTTTCGCCGTGTGCATGGCGCTGCTCATGCTCAGCTTGATCGAGTCCATCCTGGTGGTGAAGCTGCTGCACCACAGCGAAAAGGAGTTCCGGGAAATGTCCGTGTCGGCCTGCCTGCTGGACAAGTACGGCCTTGCAGAGAGCACCCTGACCTCCACCCGAACCCTGGACCGGCTCAACCAATCCCAAG ATTTTGAGTTTGAGGCCTCACCAGAAGAGGACCTGGAATCGCTTACTCCTATCGAGCAAAATCCTTCCAGCCTCGAGTGGCTCCTCAGGGAGCTGGTTTCCCTGCGTCTGGCCTTTTCCCAGGAGGACACAGAGGCTTCGGCTCAGGCTGAATGGCTGGCACTCTGCTCAAAGCTCGACCGCTTCCTCTTCCGCCTCTACCTGATTGTTCTGGCCGTGTACGCCGGGTCCCTGCTGCTGTTGTGGGCCAGCTGGAGCTTCGCCTAA
- the htr3a gene encoding 5-hydroxytryptamine receptor 3A isoform X1: protein MRPTSAWTSLVLFFVVEGTSRACTVKKLGSSPGRFANATLVRLSEFLSAGYKKGVRPVKDWRTSTLVAIDLMVYSILNVDEKNQVLTTYVWYRQSWTDEFLVWNPEDFDEVKQVSIPTANVWVPDILINEFVDVGKSPDIPYVYVTHDGLVRNYKPIQVVTACTLNIYNFPFDVQKCSLTFQSWLHTIDDINITLMRSPEELREDKSVFMNQGEWELLHVLSNYKIFSVDNDDYYAEMKFHVVIRRRPLFYTVNLLLPSIFLMVMDIVGFYLPPDSGERVSFKITLLLGYSVFLIIVSDTLPATAIGTPLIGVYFVVCMALLVISLTETVLIVRLVHKQDLQPPVPHWLRYLVLERAPALFCIYKKHRLCSRLSSQNSNMDDYKDNNYGTAQCTLHHTCEIGRQHEREAALLSRGPQTSRDPSTPVVSNILQEVTAIRSFLEKRDRGNEVAKEWLQVGYVLDVLLFRVYLVAVVAYSITLGSLWSVWQVA, encoded by the exons ATGAGACCGACATCGGCCTGGACTTCATTGGTTCTCTTCTTTGTTGTTGAGGGGACATCGAGAGCTTGCACgg TGAAGAAATTGGGCAGCAGCCCCGGCAGGTTCGCCAACGCCACGTTGGTACGTCTCTCCGAGTTTTTGAGCGCTGGCTACAAAAAAGGGGTGCGGCCGGTCAAAGACTGGCGGACGTCGACCCTGGTGGCCATCGACCTGATGGTTTACTCCATCCTCAATGTG GATGAGAAGAACCAGGTTTTGACAACATATGTGTGGTACAGACAG TCCTGGACAGATGAATTCCTCGTCTGGAATCCCGAAGACTTCGACGAGGTCAAACAGGTTTCCATACCAACCGCCAACGTGTGGGTGCCGGACATCCTCATCAATGAGTT CGTCGACGTGGGGAAGTCTCCCGACATACCGTACGTCTATGTGACCCACGACGGGTTGGTGCGCAACTACAAACCCATCCAGGTGGTCACCGCCTGCACGCTCAACATCTACAACTTCCCGTTTGATGTCCAGAAATGCAGCCTGACGTTCCAGAGCTGGCTTCACACTA TTGACGACATCAACATCACGTTGATGCGCAGCCCCGAGGAGCTGAGGGAGGACAAGAGCGTCTTCATGAACCAGGGAGAGTGGGAGCTGCTGCACGTTCTGTCCAACTACAAAATCTTCAGCGTGGACAACGACGACTACTACGCCGAGATGAAGTTCCAC GTGGTGATCCGTCGGCGGCCGTTATTCTACACAGTCAACCTGCTGCTGCCCAGCATCTTCCTCATGGTGATGGACATCGTGGGTTTCTATCTTCCACCTGACAGTGGCGAGAGGGTTTCCTTCAAGATCACCTTGCTGCTGGGCTACTCAGTCTTCCTCATCATCGTGTCCGACACTTTGCCCGCCACCGCCATCGGGACACCCCTGATAG GCGTGTATTTCGTTGTTTGCATGGCGCTCCTGGTGATCAGCCTGACAGAAACGGTGCTGATTGTGCGTCTGGTCCACAAGCAGGACCTGCAGCCCCCGGTGCCCCACTGGCTGAGGTACCTGGTCCTGGAGAGAGCTCCGGCCCTCTTCTGCATCTACAAGAAGCACCGGCTGTGCTCCAGATTGTCCTCACAGAACTCCAATATGGACGACTACAAGGACAACAATTACGGAACTG CTCAGTGCACGCTCCATCACACGTGTGAGATCGGCCGGCAGCACGAGAGGGAGGCGGCCCTGCTGAGCCGGGGGCCGCAAACCTCCAGAGACCCGTCCACCCCCGTCGTGAGCAACATTCTTCAAGAGGTCACGGCGATACGCAGCTTCCTGGAGAAACGGGACCGTGGCAACGAAGTGGCCAAGGAGTGGCTGCAGGTGGGCTATGTTCTGGACGTTCTGCTCTTCAGGGTCTACCTGGTGGCCGTGGTGGCCTACAGCATCACACTGGGTTCGCTGTGGTCCGTCTGGCAGGTGGCCTGA
- the htr3a gene encoding 5-hydroxytryptamine receptor 3A isoform X2 codes for MRPTSAWTSLVLFFVVEGTSRACTVKKLGSSPGRFANATLVRLSEFLSAGYKKGVRPVKDWRTSTLVAIDLMVYSILNVDEKNQVLTTYVWYRQSWTDEFLVWNPEDFDEVKQVSIPTANVWVPDILINEFVDVGKSPDIPYVYVTHDGLVRNYKPIQVVTACTLNIYNFPFDVQKCSLTFQSWLHTIDDINITLMRSPEELREDKSVFMNQGEWELLHVLSNYKIFSVDNDDYYAEMKFHVVIRRRPLFYTVNLLLPSIFLMVMDIVGFYLPPDSGERVSFKITLLLGYSVFLIIVSDTLPATAIGTPLIGVYFVVCMALLVISLTETVLIVRLVHKQDLQPPVPHWLRYLVLERAPALFCIYKKHRLCSRLSSQNSNMDDYKDNNYGTAQCTLHHTCEIGRQHEREAALLSRGPQTSRDPSTPVVSNILQEVTAIRSFLEKRDRGNEVAKEWLQVA; via the exons ATGAGACCGACATCGGCCTGGACTTCATTGGTTCTCTTCTTTGTTGTTGAGGGGACATCGAGAGCTTGCACgg TGAAGAAATTGGGCAGCAGCCCCGGCAGGTTCGCCAACGCCACGTTGGTACGTCTCTCCGAGTTTTTGAGCGCTGGCTACAAAAAAGGGGTGCGGCCGGTCAAAGACTGGCGGACGTCGACCCTGGTGGCCATCGACCTGATGGTTTACTCCATCCTCAATGTG GATGAGAAGAACCAGGTTTTGACAACATATGTGTGGTACAGACAG TCCTGGACAGATGAATTCCTCGTCTGGAATCCCGAAGACTTCGACGAGGTCAAACAGGTTTCCATACCAACCGCCAACGTGTGGGTGCCGGACATCCTCATCAATGAGTT CGTCGACGTGGGGAAGTCTCCCGACATACCGTACGTCTATGTGACCCACGACGGGTTGGTGCGCAACTACAAACCCATCCAGGTGGTCACCGCCTGCACGCTCAACATCTACAACTTCCCGTTTGATGTCCAGAAATGCAGCCTGACGTTCCAGAGCTGGCTTCACACTA TTGACGACATCAACATCACGTTGATGCGCAGCCCCGAGGAGCTGAGGGAGGACAAGAGCGTCTTCATGAACCAGGGAGAGTGGGAGCTGCTGCACGTTCTGTCCAACTACAAAATCTTCAGCGTGGACAACGACGACTACTACGCCGAGATGAAGTTCCAC GTGGTGATCCGTCGGCGGCCGTTATTCTACACAGTCAACCTGCTGCTGCCCAGCATCTTCCTCATGGTGATGGACATCGTGGGTTTCTATCTTCCACCTGACAGTGGCGAGAGGGTTTCCTTCAAGATCACCTTGCTGCTGGGCTACTCAGTCTTCCTCATCATCGTGTCCGACACTTTGCCCGCCACCGCCATCGGGACACCCCTGATAG GCGTGTATTTCGTTGTTTGCATGGCGCTCCTGGTGATCAGCCTGACAGAAACGGTGCTGATTGTGCGTCTGGTCCACAAGCAGGACCTGCAGCCCCCGGTGCCCCACTGGCTGAGGTACCTGGTCCTGGAGAGAGCTCCGGCCCTCTTCTGCATCTACAAGAAGCACCGGCTGTGCTCCAGATTGTCCTCACAGAACTCCAATATGGACGACTACAAGGACAACAATTACGGAACTG CTCAGTGCACGCTCCATCACACGTGTGAGATCGGCCGGCAGCACGAGAGGGAGGCGGCCCTGCTGAGCCGGGGGCCGCAAACCTCCAGAGACCCGTCCACCCCCGTCGTGAGCAACATTCTTCAAGAGGTCACGGCGATACGCAGCTTCCTGGAGAAACGGGACCGTGGCAACGAAGTGGCCAAGGAGTGGCTGCAG GTGGCCTGA